A section of the Pseudomonas tritici genome encodes:
- a CDS encoding methyl-accepting chemotaxis protein, which yields MQALKAMQHGLRSTLSLISDSSNQLASTSEEMHAVTEDANKGMQRQNNEVEMAATAVTEMSAAVEEVARNASAASEAANRSNSAALAGRARVDETVQAISLMVANVEDASLEVQGLAVMATDISKVLDVIRAIAEQTNLLALNAAIEAARAGEAGRGFAVVADEVRALAHRTQQSTSEIEQMISSIQKGSGAAVSAMTHTNAQAQRTLDTAQGAGSALVEITESIDNITERNVLIATASEEQAQVAREVDRSLVSIRDLSNQASEGSSQTALATSELTKLAVELNRLVKQFHM from the coding sequence ATGCAAGCGTTGAAAGCTATGCAACATGGTCTTCGAAGTACGCTTTCTTTGATATCTGACTCGTCTAACCAGCTAGCGTCGACTTCTGAAGAAATGCATGCAGTCACTGAGGACGCTAATAAAGGTATGCAGCGTCAGAATAACGAAGTTGAGATGGCTGCTACTGCCGTTACCGAAATGAGCGCAGCTGTAGAGGAAGTAGCCAGAAATGCTTCAGCAGCATCGGAAGCAGCCAATCGATCCAATTCTGCCGCGCTGGCAGGTCGTGCACGAGTAGATGAAACCGTTCAGGCCATCAGTCTAATGGTCGCGAATGTTGAAGACGCATCCCTAGAGGTACAAGGGCTCGCAGTTATGGCAACCGACATTAGCAAAGTTTTGGATGTGATACGGGCTATCGCCGAACAGACCAACCTTCTTGCTTTGAACGCTGCTATCGAAGCTGCTCGAGCCGGTGAGGCGGGTCGAGGCTTCGCAGTAGTGGCGGATGAAGTGAGGGCTTTAGCTCATCGTACGCAGCAATCAACCAGTGAGATTGAGCAGATGATCAGCTCGATTCAGAAAGGATCTGGTGCGGCTGTTTCGGCAATGACTCACACTAACGCCCAAGCTCAGAGAACTCTTGACACGGCCCAAGGCGCAGGGAGTGCGTTGGTGGAGATCACTGAGTCAATTGATAATATCACCGAGCGCAATGTTTTGATCGCAACTGCGTCGGAAGAGCAGGCTCAGGTTGCCAGGGAGGTGGATCGCAGCCTGGTCAGCATACGGGACCTGTCAAATCAAGCGTCAGAGGGATCTAGTCAAACAGCTCTCGCAACTTCTGAACTTACTAAGCTTGCGGTCGAATTGAATCGGCTGGTTAAGCAGTTCCATATGTAG
- a CDS encoding histone-like nucleoid-structuring protein, MvaT/MvaU family, translating to MSRLAEFRQLEKHLSEQLAALEAMKSDEGLKKEVEFETKLRALLAEYSYSLRNVIAILDPQASTRVATAAAPKAVRKARDVKIYKNPNSGELIETKGGNHRQLKEWKNEFGADVVESWRTQ from the coding sequence ATGTCTCGTCTCGCAGAATTCCGTCAGCTTGAAAAACACCTATCTGAGCAACTGGCCGCTCTTGAGGCTATGAAAAGCGACGAAGGTCTAAAAAAAGAGGTCGAGTTCGAAACCAAACTTCGCGCACTGCTCGCTGAGTACAGCTACAGCCTGCGCAACGTGATCGCTATTCTCGATCCTCAGGCATCCACACGCGTTGCTACCGCAGCAGCTCCAAAGGCTGTGCGCAAGGCACGTGACGTCAAGATCTACAAGAATCCGAATTCCGGTGAGCTGATCGAAACCAAGGGCGGTAACCATCGTCAGTTGAAAGAATGGAAAAACGAGTTCGGCGCTGACGTTGTTGAGTCATGGCGCACTCAGTAA
- a CDS encoding lecithin retinol acyltransferase family protein — MSKDWIPLGAHLHSPRFGYEHHGIYVGLDRVIHHAGYSEAFKKGSIEDTSLKEFCAGNGYSIRRYEAPRYSQPRIVQRARQRLKDGNVKYHLIFSNCEHFATWCVTGCATSEQVQDSASKALAAGGAHYAARQAMQKPAEAVVKHALSRAVAGGFVGAKTGTFAGGATVGIATAVGLSAAPIVLPVVAACAVVGGIIGWLWED; from the coding sequence ATGAGTAAAGACTGGATCCCTCTTGGTGCACATCTTCACTCGCCTAGGTTTGGCTACGAACACCATGGCATTTATGTCGGACTTGACCGTGTGATTCACCACGCCGGATACAGTGAGGCCTTCAAAAAGGGATCTATCGAAGATACCTCGCTGAAGGAGTTTTGTGCAGGCAACGGTTACTCAATCAGGCGCTACGAAGCCCCCCGCTACTCGCAACCTCGTATCGTGCAACGCGCTCGCCAGCGACTCAAAGACGGCAACGTCAAATATCATTTAATTTTCAGCAACTGCGAACACTTTGCTACCTGGTGCGTGACGGGGTGCGCGACGAGCGAGCAGGTGCAAGACTCGGCCAGTAAGGCATTGGCGGCCGGCGGCGCTCACTATGCTGCACGACAGGCTATGCAGAAACCAGCCGAGGCTGTAGTGAAACATGCCCTATCTCGAGCCGTTGCTGGTGGATTCGTAGGGGCGAAGACGGGGACCTTCGCAGGGGGGGCAACCGTCGGGATAGCAACTGCTGTGGGGCTGAGTGCAGCACCGATTGTGCTACCCGTAGTTGCGGCATGTGCAGTGGTTGGCGGTATCATCGGCTGGTTATGGGAGGACTAA
- a CDS encoding sensor domain-containing diguanylate cyclase — protein MLVSAIAWQLKQSADERLTNAKIAVHNIVRASDQQAQDTLRQAESILSNLAERVENDKLDAEQRLRLSKVMAKNVEATDGIQGLFIYDKNGDWLVNSFSSETVAKNNSDRSYFIYHKNHPGSAIHIGQVILSRTTGDMIIPVSRRTQYPDGSFSGVVLATLSVAYFQSFFDRLDVDKQGVILLALDNGDLLARRPMIDALMTTNIAKGELFSRYLKSSDEGTANWTSVVDGVERIYAYSRIKGLPIVAAAGLSLESVFSTWWTYVYQASIMVVLIIFVLTSLGFLFYRQIQRLLVAEEELRLAQCDLEHIAKTDSLTGLPNRRCFDAALAQEWSRACRTGNSVALILIDIDWFKQYNDHYGHVLGDECLRQIAQLIGDHIRRPADLAARYGGEEFVILLPETDLAGAIQVADKVRSVIEAAKIEHRGNAAGIVTISAGVASNHQDGVIVSTDLLEKADGLLYRAKKLGRNRVEHQEREVLET, from the coding sequence ATGCTGGTGTCCGCAATTGCTTGGCAGTTAAAGCAGTCGGCGGACGAACGATTGACGAATGCCAAAATCGCTGTCCATAACATTGTTCGCGCTTCTGATCAGCAGGCTCAAGATACCTTGCGTCAGGCTGAAAGTATTCTCAGTAACCTTGCAGAGCGCGTTGAAAATGACAAACTTGACGCCGAACAGAGACTTCGGTTATCGAAAGTGATGGCCAAAAACGTTGAGGCAACCGACGGAATTCAAGGGTTGTTCATTTACGACAAAAATGGCGACTGGTTAGTAAATTCGTTCTCATCAGAGACTGTCGCAAAGAACAATAGCGATCGTTCTTATTTTATCTACCACAAGAACCATCCTGGCTCGGCCATTCATATAGGCCAGGTCATTTTGAGCCGCACCACCGGCGACATGATCATTCCTGTAAGCCGCCGCACCCAATACCCAGATGGCAGCTTCAGCGGCGTGGTTTTGGCGACGTTGTCCGTCGCCTACTTTCAAAGTTTCTTTGATCGCTTAGACGTCGACAAACAAGGAGTGATACTGCTTGCACTGGATAACGGCGATTTGCTGGCCCGCCGACCAATGATTGACGCGCTAATGACGACTAATATCGCAAAGGGAGAGCTGTTTAGTCGATATTTAAAAAGCAGCGACGAGGGAACAGCAAACTGGACGTCGGTCGTGGATGGAGTAGAGCGAATCTATGCGTATAGCCGTATAAAGGGCCTCCCGATAGTCGCAGCAGCAGGATTGTCGTTAGAATCGGTATTTTCAACATGGTGGACCTACGTCTATCAAGCATCCATTATGGTTGTGCTTATAATTTTTGTGCTGACCAGCCTGGGGTTTCTCTTTTACCGACAAATTCAACGTTTGTTGGTGGCAGAAGAGGAACTGCGTCTTGCGCAATGTGATTTAGAGCATATTGCTAAAACAGATAGCCTGACTGGGTTGCCTAACCGTAGGTGTTTCGACGCTGCTCTGGCACAAGAGTGGTCAAGAGCATGCCGCACTGGAAATAGCGTAGCACTTATACTGATCGATATAGATTGGTTCAAACAGTACAACGACCATTATGGCCATGTTCTTGGTGACGAATGTTTGAGGCAAATCGCACAGTTAATAGGAGACCATATAAGACGCCCTGCCGACTTGGCTGCCCGGTATGGCGGGGAGGAGTTTGTAATCCTACTTCCAGAGACGGATCTGGCAGGTGCCATACAGGTCGCTGATAAAGTGCGATCAGTAATAGAAGCTGCAAAAATTGAACACCGGGGCAATGCAGCAGGTATTGTCACCATCAGCGCAGGTGTCGCTTCCAACCATCAAGATGGCGTAATTGTCTCGACTGATTTGCTGGAAAAGGCCGACGGTCTTCTGTATCGCGCAAAAAAACTGGGGCGCAATCGAGTTGAACATCAGGAGCGGGAAGTCCTCGAAACATAG
- a CDS encoding substrate-binding periplasmic protein, translated as MFSPLLRQLCAFLLLAASGISVASDPATAPIRVVTEELPPYNTAENGVVTGLSTEIVQAVMAGLGLNSKIEILPWARAYDLAQHSDNVLIYSMARTQEREHLFKWVGAIAPTRWFLFSLSERPIWLNSLDDARQYHIATVKQDVGEQYMMAHGFQVGKELQSSSMYENNYRKLKVDHVELWISNELNAIHLMRKNGDDPEMTMVRSLPLPELSSEEGLYMAFSPATPDATVERFRAELDRIKQDGTYHAIVKKWLQDPLR; from the coding sequence ATGTTCTCCCCGCTTTTAAGGCAGTTGTGCGCTTTCCTCTTACTCGCTGCCTCAGGCATCTCCGTCGCCTCAGATCCGGCTACAGCGCCGATTCGGGTTGTCACTGAGGAATTGCCGCCATACAACACGGCAGAAAACGGAGTGGTCACAGGCCTGAGTACGGAAATCGTGCAAGCAGTTATGGCCGGTCTCGGGCTCAACTCCAAGATTGAGATTCTGCCTTGGGCTCGCGCCTATGATTTAGCGCAACATTCCGACAACGTCCTGATCTATTCGATGGCAAGAACCCAAGAGCGGGAACATCTCTTCAAATGGGTCGGAGCCATCGCACCGACGAGGTGGTTTCTGTTCAGCCTGTCCGAAAGACCTATTTGGCTGAATTCACTCGACGATGCACGTCAGTATCACATCGCGACTGTGAAACAGGACGTTGGTGAGCAGTACATGATGGCCCACGGGTTCCAGGTCGGCAAAGAGTTACAGTCTAGCAGCATGTACGAGAACAATTACCGCAAGCTCAAGGTCGATCACGTTGAGCTGTGGATCTCCAATGAGCTCAACGCCATTCACCTCATGCGCAAGAATGGGGATGATCCTGAAATGACGATGGTGCGTTCACTGCCGTTACCCGAGCTATCAAGTGAAGAAGGACTGTACATGGCCTTCAGTCCAGCTACGCCAGACGCAACCGTAGAACGGTTCAGGGCAGAATTGGATCGGATCAAGCAAGATGGCACATATCACGCTATCGTCAAAAAATGGCTCCAAGATCCTTTACGTTGA
- a CDS encoding autotransporter outer membrane beta-barrel domain-containing protein, with amino-acid sequence MRHANKKILSASIFISTLISGISNVQALPAPVVTGSLNGSIYTITSVNTSYNASSALLESQPWWGNQSLAFSLNEIYYRAQNSGLVLFAYGLSGNYVSITYGSGGRVTDCPQGCPQKTGSYSYATGSSEVIQQVQLTLGSVASSLASTAAGVNSITSNINMLMNGAHSRPLSRLVEPGKNTVWFGGDWGRDDHGRREGSSGLAEIGIGHNLGFVQLNATLGQTWARQHLTDNGRVDADGQYLMLEAIVPVYEPERIYATLGGFGHWGESDIRRGYINMGRNEVSKGSPNTNIWGVRARLDWVDALTLHETGISPYVDLSYTQSRIDGYTEKSGTFPARFDGQSDDYSEARLGFNTQTPLPLAGFNFVSNLEAVHRFEDRTSGVSGEVTGVFDFSLPGEQVRNDWVKAGAGIEGLIGPGKATLMLNGTSKSEMPNLWLAASYQLTF; translated from the coding sequence ATGCGTCACGCCAATAAAAAAATCCTGTCAGCCAGCATTTTCATCAGCACGCTAATCAGCGGAATCTCGAATGTTCAGGCCCTCCCAGCCCCGGTCGTTACTGGCAGCCTTAATGGTTCGATCTATACCATCACTTCGGTCAACACCAGCTACAACGCGTCCTCCGCTTTGCTGGAGTCCCAGCCTTGGTGGGGAAACCAGTCCCTTGCTTTTTCACTCAATGAGATCTATTACCGAGCACAAAATTCGGGGCTCGTCCTGTTCGCGTACGGTTTGAGTGGAAACTACGTAAGCATTACTTATGGTAGCGGCGGTAGAGTTACTGATTGTCCTCAAGGCTGCCCGCAAAAAACGGGCAGCTACAGCTACGCCACCGGCAGCAGCGAAGTCATTCAGCAGGTCCAACTGACTCTGGGCTCGGTGGCCTCCTCCCTGGCCTCCACTGCAGCTGGCGTGAATTCGATCACCAGCAATATCAACATGCTTATGAATGGTGCCCATAGCCGTCCGCTGTCTCGCCTAGTCGAACCCGGCAAGAATACCGTTTGGTTCGGCGGCGACTGGGGCCGTGATGATCATGGGCGTCGCGAAGGATCCAGCGGCTTGGCGGAAATTGGGATTGGCCACAACTTAGGCTTCGTCCAACTTAATGCTACGCTCGGCCAGACTTGGGCACGGCAGCACCTTACAGACAACGGGCGAGTCGACGCGGATGGCCAATACCTCATGCTCGAAGCCATCGTGCCTGTTTATGAGCCCGAGAGAATCTATGCAACGCTGGGCGGTTTCGGTCACTGGGGGGAAAGCGACATCCGCCGTGGCTACATCAACATGGGTCGCAATGAAGTCTCCAAAGGCAGCCCTAACACCAATATTTGGGGCGTACGTGCTCGTCTAGACTGGGTCGACGCCCTCACCCTGCACGAAACAGGCATTAGTCCGTATGTCGACCTGAGTTACACCCAGTCGCGTATTGACGGCTACACCGAGAAGAGCGGCACCTTTCCGGCCAGATTCGACGGCCAGAGCGACGACTACAGCGAAGCCCGCCTCGGCTTCAATACGCAAACACCCCTACCCCTTGCAGGCTTCAACTTCGTGAGCAACCTAGAAGCGGTCCATCGCTTCGAAGACCGCACCTCTGGCGTCAGCGGCGAGGTCACTGGTGTATTTGACTTCAGTTTGCCAGGAGAACAGGTACGCAACGACTGGGTTAAGGCCGGTGCGGGTATCGAAGGACTGATTGGGCCAGGAAAGGCTACGTTGATGCTCAACGGTACCTCAAAGAGTGAAATGCCCAACCTCTGGCTAGCCGCTTCGTATCAACTCACTTTCTAA